From the Mangifera indica cultivar Alphonso chromosome 10, CATAS_Mindica_2.1, whole genome shotgun sequence genome, one window contains:
- the LOC123226983 gene encoding probable receptor-like protein kinase At1g30570, translating into MEKKQCREVVSLFFVVMIFVFITTGEAQAQPFLINCGGNSTVSIDGRKWIGDLAPNNNLTLSSTVMAATASSLSGDSIYEPIYKSARVFTDGLNYTVEVIPGNYIVRLHFCPFTFDNMNINDSSFGVVANGLKLLTQLSVPGEIAHKNLYLQSSGGNGSSFSLIKEYVLGINLDVLVIELIPSEGSFGFVNAIEIVPVGDRLFADAIRRVGGNDMNLNLSGQGIETMYRLNVGGPEIKPNQDSDLWRMWEVDSSYMITANAGVEIRNSSNITYASMNDSSLAPLLVYETARSMSNTEVLEKRFNMSWKFEVHPDFDYLVRLHFCELVYDSAKDRIFRIYINNRTAANTFDVYVKAGGKNRAYHQDYFDAVSSKTDTLWIQLGPDTAAGASGTDALLNGLEIFKLSRNGNLAYVEKYDSSGNSVGHSKSWILWVVTGAGIASVAILAVAFTLVFYICKNQGEKTIDMKNNSTGWRLLFLHRGIVNSSANAKGMGSQNLNGSTASTRSGKRFTLAEIRAATNNFDESLVIGVGGFGKVYKGEIEDGSLAAIKRANPQSEQGLAEFETEIEMLSKLRHRHLVSLIGFCEEQDEMILVYEYMANGTLRSHLFGSDRPPLTWKQRLDVCIGAARGLHYLHTGAERGIIHRDVKTTNILLDENFVAKMSDFGLSKTGPSMEHTHVSTAVKGSFGYLDPEYFRRQHLTEKSDVYSFGVVLFEVICARAVINPTLPKDQINLAEWAMKWQRQRSLQTIIDPRLKGNYSPESLEKFGEIAEKCLVDEGKNRPTMGEVLWHLEYVLQLHEAWMHAIDRENSFSSSQDLWELVVEDTDIKNGKEITSLE; encoded by the coding sequence ATGGAGAAGAAACAATGCAGGGAAGTAGTGAGTTTATTTTTTGTGGTGATGATATTTGTGTTTATAACTACTGGTGAAGCTCAAGCTCAGCCTTTTCTGATAAATTGTGGTGGTAATTCTACTGTTAGTATAGATGGTAGAAAATGGATTGGTGATTTGGCCCCTAATAACAATCTCACTCTTAGTTCTACTGTTATGGCCGCCACTGCTAGCTCATTGAGTGGTGATTCAATCTATGAGCCAATTTACAAATCTGCTAGAGTTTTCACAGATGGATTGAACTATACGGTTGAAGTGATTCCCGGCAACTATATTGTTAGGCTCCATTTCTGTCCCTTCACCTTTGACAATATGAATATCAATGATTCATCGTTTGGTGTTGTGGCGAATGGCCTAAAATTGTTGACTCAGTTGAGTGTACCTGGTGAAATTGCACACAAGAACTTGTACTTACAAAGTTCAGGTGGCAATGGAAGTTCATTCTCTTTGATTAAGGAGTATGTACTGGGGATCAATTTGGATGTGCTTGTGATTGAGTTAATCCCCAGTGAAGGATCTTTTGGGTTTGTAAACGCCATAGAGATTGTCCCTGTGGGAGATAGGCTTTTCGCAGATGCAATTCGGAGAGTGGGTGgaaatgacatgaatttaaatttgagtggCCAAGGGATTGAAACCATGTATAGGTTAAACGTTGGGGGTCCTGAGATCAAACCCAATCAGGATTCAGATCTTTGGAGAATGTGGGAGGTTGATTCCAGCTACATGATCACAGCAAATGCTGGGGTCGAAATCCGTAACAGTTCTAACATTACCTATGCCTCTATGAACGATTCTTCGCTGGCTCCTCTCCTTGTTTATGAAACCGCAAGAAGCATGTCCAACACTGAAGTCTTAGAAAAGAGGTTCAACATGTCATGGAAATTTGAAGTACATCCAGATTTTGACTACTTAGTTCGGTTACATTTTTGTGAGCTGGTCTATGATAGTGCAAAAGATAGGATTTTCAGAATCTACATAAACAACAGGACTGCAGCAAATACTTTTGATGTCTATGTGAAGGCAGGGGGAAAGAACAGAGCATAtcatcaagattactttgatgCTGTGTCTTCTAAGACTGACACACTTTGGATTCAATTGGGTCCTGACACTGCAGCTGGTGCTTCGGGAACTGATGCTCTCTTGAATGGGCTTGAGATATTCAAGCTGAGCCGAAATGGGAATCTTGCATATGTAGAAAAGTATGATTCTTCAGGAAATTCAGTTGGCCATTCAAAGAGTTGGATTCTTTGGGTGGTAACTGGAGCAGGCATAGCCTCTGTTGCCATTCTTGCAGTTGCATTTACTCTCGTCTTCTATATCTGCAAAAACCAGGGAGAAAAAACTATTGACATGAAAAACAACTCTACTGGATGGAGGCTACTGTTCCTTCACAGAGGCATTGTAAATAGCAGTGCTAATGCCAAAGGAATGGGAAGCCAAAATCTGAATGGATCTACAGCCTCTACCAGGTCTGGCAAGCGCTTTACATTGGCAGAGATTCGTGCAGCGacaaataattttgatgaaagtCTAGTGATTGGAGTGGGAGGTTTTGGCAAGGTGTACAAAGGAGAGATCGAAGATGGCTCCCTTGCAGCAATTAAACGTGCAAACCCTCAGTCTGAACAAGGGCTGGCTGAATTTGAAACAGAGATTGAAATGCTTTCAAAGCTCAGGCATAGACATTTGGTGTCCTTGATTGGGTTCTGTGAAGAACAGGATGAGATGATTTTGGTCTATGAGTATATGGCAAATGGGACTCTTAGAAGCCATCTATTTGGGAGTGATCGTCCTCCTTTAACTTGGAAGCAGAGATTAGATGTATGCATCGGTGCTGCACGGGGACTCCATTACCTCCATACAGGAGCAGAGAGAGGGATAATCCACAGGGATGTTAAGACAACCAACATCCTGTTAGATGAGAACTTTGTCGCAAAGATGTCTGATTTTGGGTTGTCAAAAACTGGTCCTTCCATGGAGCACACCCATGTCAGTACTGCAGTGAAAGGAAGTTTTGGATATCTTGATCCTGAATATTTCAGGAGGCAACACTTGACTGAGAAATCGGATGTCTACTCATTCGGTGTGGTGTTATTTGAAGTCATTTGTGCTCGAGCTGTCATAAATCCAACCTTGCCAAAAGATCAGATCAATCTTGCAGAATGGGCAATGAAATGGCAGAGGCAAAGATCACTCCAAACCATCATTGATCCACGTCTCAAAGGAAATTATTCTCCAGAGTCATTGGAAAAGTTTGGGGAGATAGCCGAAAAATGTCTTGTTGATGAAGGAAAGAACCGCCCCACGATGGGGGAAGTTTTGTGGCACTTAGAGTATGTCTTGCAACTGCACGAAGCTTGGATGCATGCCATCGATCgagaaaattcattttcaagtAGTCAGGATTTATGGGAGCTGGTAGTAGAAGACACAGATATCAAAAATGGCAAAGAAATTACAAGTCTAGAGTGA